One region of Rubripirellula tenax genomic DNA includes:
- a CDS encoding sugar ABC transporter ATP-binding protein: MNSPLLSVRDLTKTYAVTVLDGAQIDIEPGEIHALLGANGAGKSTMCRIIAGLIPATSGTMWLDGHAFAPTSKLAAEAAGVQIVQQELNQISTLTVAENLLFGRFPTKWGVIQHHELHRRARIALDRFGLHEIETTTNVGTLGIGQQQMIEIATALDRECRLLILDEPTAALSHGETETLFHWLDQLRSQGVGIVYISHRLDEVARMANRITVLRDGKFVTTCDTGGLTHDEMVGLMVGPASNVTQRHVHVSYATDEVGLRIDRLSRGRVVRDVSFSVHRGERLGIAGLVGSGRTELLRLIFGADRAEQGDVFVGDDPIPRVFRNPAQAVAAGLAMITEDRKANGLLVSQSVRFNTTLASVKHRFSSWGFLRCKDERVAAEGMRQSLETHCQSIEQSVETLSGGNQQKVAVAKWLVRDASVFLVDEPTRGIDVAARCRIYRLFESLSADGKSLVIVSSDLSELMETCDRIAVMSAGQMVAVFDRGAWSEEKVMQAAFSKQEANSP; the protein is encoded by the coding sequence ATGAACTCGCCGTTGCTTTCTGTTCGCGATTTGACGAAGACGTACGCCGTCACGGTGCTCGACGGTGCACAGATCGACATCGAACCGGGCGAGATCCACGCCTTGTTGGGCGCCAATGGCGCTGGCAAAAGCACGATGTGCCGCATCATCGCCGGCTTGATACCGGCAACCTCAGGGACAATGTGGCTGGACGGGCACGCATTTGCGCCAACGAGCAAGTTGGCAGCCGAGGCGGCAGGCGTGCAAATTGTTCAACAAGAACTCAACCAAATTTCGACGCTAACGGTCGCCGAAAATCTTTTGTTTGGTCGTTTTCCAACGAAGTGGGGCGTTATTCAGCATCACGAGCTTCATCGTCGCGCCCGCATCGCCCTCGATCGATTCGGATTGCACGAAATCGAAACAACGACGAACGTCGGGACGCTTGGCATCGGCCAACAGCAGATGATTGAGATCGCGACAGCGTTGGATCGCGAGTGTCGCCTATTGATATTGGACGAACCGACTGCGGCGCTGAGTCACGGCGAAACCGAAACGTTGTTCCACTGGCTCGATCAGCTTCGCAGTCAAGGCGTCGGCATCGTCTATATCTCACACCGGCTCGACGAAGTGGCTCGGATGGCCAATCGAATTACGGTGCTACGCGATGGGAAGTTCGTCACCACGTGCGACACAGGCGGGCTGACGCATGACGAAATGGTTGGCTTGATGGTCGGTCCGGCAAGCAACGTCACTCAGCGGCACGTTCATGTTTCATACGCAACGGACGAAGTCGGGCTTCGCATCGATCGTTTGTCGCGAGGACGTGTTGTACGCGACGTTTCCTTCTCGGTGCATCGTGGCGAGCGATTGGGTATCGCCGGCCTGGTGGGATCTGGCCGCACAGAACTGTTACGGTTGATCTTCGGAGCGGACCGCGCGGAGCAAGGCGACGTATTCGTTGGCGACGATCCAATACCAAGGGTGTTCCGCAATCCCGCCCAAGCAGTCGCCGCTGGCCTAGCGATGATCACCGAAGATCGCAAAGCCAACGGGCTTCTCGTATCTCAATCTGTTCGATTCAACACGACACTGGCATCGGTCAAGCATCGATTCTCTTCCTGGGGCTTCCTTCGCTGCAAAGACGAACGTGTCGCGGCCGAAGGGATGCGTCAGTCGTTGGAGACGCATTGTCAATCGATTGAACAGTCGGTGGAAACCCTCAGTGGCGGCAATCAACAGAAGGTTGCTGTGGCGAAGTGGTTGGTCCGCGATGCGAGTGTGTTTCTTGTCGATGAACCGACGCGAGGGATCGACGTGGCGGCTCGCTGCCGGATCTACCGACTTTTCGAATCTTTATCGGCGGACGGTAAGTCGCTTGTCATTGTCAGCAGTGACCTGAGCGAATTGATGGAAACGTGCGACCGAATTGCCGTGATGTCGGCGGGGCAAATGGTGGCGGTTTTTGATCGAGGTGCTTGGTCCGAAGAGAAAGTCATGCAAGCGGCATTCTCCAAACAAGAAGCGAACTCTCCGTGA
- a CDS encoding nucleoside hydrolase, producing MNRPTQTFSCLLCLALLQAAGTLALAQTGARPIPLIFDTDIGNDVDDVLAMGVIHSLQSRGECELLAVTITKDHPLAAAFTDVVNTFYGRGEIPIGVCDSGVTNHEGKFNPLAITKDGDSFRYPHDLRSGKDAPAAVDVLRKALADADDGTVVIAQVGFSTNLANLLKSQPDAISPLDGEQLVKKKVRLLSIMAGAFTQIMGDKGHPYDHKEYNIVKDIPSAKTIANDWPTPILWSGFEIGIAVTYPHQSIEQDFAYVDHHPLAEAYIAYNPPPHDRPTWDLTSVLQAVRPDRDYFGLSEPGTVTVADDGLTTFQQGDEGRHRYLTLSDTQKIRVVETLVGLSSEPPKR from the coding sequence ATGAATCGACCCACCCAGACCTTTAGCTGCCTTCTGTGCTTGGCTCTGTTGCAAGCGGCTGGAACGCTGGCTTTGGCCCAGACCGGAGCCCGTCCGATCCCTTTGATTTTCGATACCGACATTGGCAACGACGTGGATGACGTGTTGGCGATGGGGGTGATCCACTCGTTGCAGAGTCGCGGTGAGTGCGAATTGCTGGCCGTTACGATCACGAAGGATCACCCGTTGGCGGCGGCTTTCACGGATGTCGTTAATACGTTCTACGGTCGCGGCGAAATTCCGATTGGAGTTTGCGATAGCGGCGTTACCAACCACGAAGGCAAGTTCAATCCGCTAGCGATCACGAAGGACGGCGACTCATTTCGCTATCCCCACGACCTGCGGTCCGGTAAAGACGCGCCCGCCGCTGTCGACGTGCTTCGCAAGGCATTGGCCGATGCAGACGATGGAACCGTGGTGATCGCCCAGGTCGGATTCTCAACGAATTTGGCCAACCTGTTGAAGTCCCAGCCGGATGCGATCAGTCCACTCGACGGTGAGCAGCTCGTCAAAAAAAAGGTGCGTTTGTTGTCAATTATGGCCGGCGCGTTCACCCAGATCATGGGCGACAAGGGGCATCCTTACGATCACAAAGAATACAATATCGTGAAAGACATTCCGTCGGCAAAGACCATCGCCAACGATTGGCCGACTCCGATCCTGTGGAGCGGTTTCGAGATCGGGATCGCCGTCACCTACCCCCATCAAAGTATCGAGCAAGATTTCGCCTACGTCGATCATCATCCGCTGGCCGAGGCCTATATCGCTTACAACCCGCCGCCCCATGACCGACCGACATGGGACCTGACCAGCGTTCTGCAGGCGGTTCGTCCAGACCGTGACTATTTCGGGTTGTCCGAGCCTGGAACGGTGACGGTGGCCGACGATGGCTTGACGACGTTCCAGCAGGGCGACGAGGGAAGGCATCGGTATTTGACGCTATCCGATACTCAGAAAATTCGTGTGGTCGAGACCCTCGTCGGGTTGTCAAGCGAGCCACCGAAGCGATGA
- a CDS encoding TMEM43 family protein → MFGYFRRVKNSFAAMIFGLLMVPGGMALHAWNEYRTVHRSRGLAEASRLVETIPDTNVVDPSRDGKLVHLSGLADTNETLEDEQFHVSAPAIHLARRVEMFQWKEKKEKRSNSNSNSGQSTKYTYHRQWASEPIDSSRFHRPTDHENPNMRYRNRESTAKHVFVGAHNLNDALKSSMQDWQPFEFTGREFLATIPETDRDQYLMRNNQLFWSVHVPDFDQPRVGDIRIRFETVSPDTISLIAEQRGDTFANFRTSNGEAIQRLYMGTFTAEEVIEKLITENSVIAWVLRAVGLLLSVIGFSMILKPLSAVTSFVPLLGQFTGALLFFVAVLLGVIVSSTVIGLSWIAVRPLLGIALLGLSALAAYAVFYLRRNVHHDDVPEQVDASMFVQ, encoded by the coding sequence ATGTTCGGTTATTTCCGTCGTGTGAAGAACTCTTTTGCGGCAATGATTTTCGGCCTGTTGATGGTTCCCGGTGGAATGGCATTGCATGCATGGAACGAATACCGAACGGTCCATCGTTCACGTGGATTGGCAGAGGCTTCTCGATTGGTCGAAACGATCCCCGACACGAATGTGGTGGACCCGAGCCGCGACGGAAAATTGGTCCATTTGTCTGGACTCGCCGACACCAACGAAACGCTTGAAGACGAACAGTTTCATGTTTCCGCGCCGGCAATACACTTGGCTCGACGCGTCGAGATGTTTCAGTGGAAGGAAAAAAAAGAAAAGCGGAGCAACTCGAATTCCAACTCGGGTCAATCGACCAAGTACACGTACCATCGCCAGTGGGCAAGCGAGCCGATCGACAGCAGTCGCTTTCACCGGCCCACCGACCACGAAAACCCCAACATGCGGTACCGCAACCGCGAATCGACTGCCAAACATGTTTTTGTGGGTGCGCACAACTTGAATGATGCGCTGAAGTCTTCGATGCAAGACTGGCAGCCCTTCGAATTCACAGGACGCGAGTTTCTGGCGACGATACCGGAAACGGACCGCGATCAGTATCTGATGCGAAACAACCAACTGTTTTGGAGCGTCCACGTTCCCGATTTCGATCAACCACGCGTGGGCGACATTCGCATCCGATTCGAGACCGTTTCGCCTGACACCATCAGTTTGATCGCAGAACAGCGAGGCGACACGTTTGCCAACTTTCGCACCAGCAATGGGGAAGCAATTCAACGCCTCTACATGGGAACGTTTACGGCAGAGGAAGTGATCGAAAAACTGATTACCGAGAATTCAGTGATCGCTTGGGTGCTTCGCGCGGTAGGGTTGCTCTTATCCGTCATCGGTTTTTCGATGATCCTAAAACCCCTCAGTGCCGTCACCAGCTTCGTCCCGTTGCTGGGTCAGTTCACCGGCGCACTCCTATTCTTCGTCGCGGTGTTGTTGGGGGTAATCGTTTCCAGCACGGTGATCGGTTTGTCTTGGATTGCGGTTCGGCCGTTGCTCGGGATTGCTCTGTTGGGGCTGTCGGCATTGGCGGCGTACGCTGTCTTTTACCTGCGTCGCAACGTGCACCATGACGACGTCCCCGAACAGGTCGACGCGTCGATGTTCGTCCAGTGA
- a CDS encoding sugar ABC transporter substrate-binding protein, translated as MNRTTLFSLLFAGLVLAFVGCGPKSASTSVSKPATESDSTSGAGKPRIALIMKSLANEFFSTMEAGAKAHQSDHSDEYELLTNGIKDESDLGRQVALVGEMVAGGVDAIVIAPADSKALVPALRKAKKAGVVVVNIDNRLDADILKQEDVAIAFVGPDNRSGAKQVGDFLAKSLFKGDKVAVLEGKATAFNGVERRLGFEAAMKEAGVEIVSSQSADWETNKANAIAASMISEFPEIKAILAANDSMALGAVAAIKAAGRTGEIQVVGFDNIGAVGQLIVDGKVLATADQHGDQLAVFGIETALAILKDPAASTDDVQTPVDLVTAETLAR; from the coding sequence ATGAATCGCACTACCCTATTCAGCCTGCTTTTCGCGGGACTGGTACTCGCTTTCGTCGGGTGTGGGCCCAAGTCTGCATCGACGTCGGTATCCAAACCGGCGACGGAATCGGACTCGACAAGCGGGGCTGGCAAACCTCGGATCGCCTTGATCATGAAATCGCTGGCGAACGAGTTTTTCTCAACGATGGAAGCGGGTGCCAAGGCGCACCAGTCGGATCACTCGGACGAATACGAACTGCTGACCAACGGGATCAAAGACGAATCGGATCTCGGTCGCCAGGTCGCGTTGGTCGGTGAAATGGTGGCTGGGGGCGTGGATGCGATCGTGATCGCGCCGGCCGATTCGAAAGCCCTGGTGCCGGCGCTGCGAAAGGCCAAGAAGGCGGGCGTTGTTGTTGTCAACATTGACAACCGACTGGATGCCGACATTCTGAAACAGGAAGACGTCGCCATTGCGTTCGTCGGTCCCGACAATCGCAGCGGCGCGAAGCAGGTCGGCGACTTTCTAGCGAAGTCTCTTTTCAAAGGCGACAAGGTTGCTGTGCTGGAAGGCAAAGCCACCGCGTTCAACGGAGTCGAACGTCGGCTTGGATTCGAAGCAGCCATGAAAGAGGCTGGCGTCGAGATCGTATCGAGCCAATCCGCGGACTGGGAAACCAATAAAGCCAATGCCATCGCCGCATCGATGATCAGCGAGTTTCCGGAGATCAAAGCAATTCTGGCTGCGAATGATTCGATGGCACTCGGCGCGGTCGCCGCCATCAAAGCCGCGGGAAGGACTGGCGAGATTCAAGTCGTCGGATTCGACAACATTGGCGCCGTGGGGCAGTTGATCGTCGATGGAAAAGTCTTAGCGACGGCCGACCAACACGGCGACCAGTTGGCCGTCTTTGGGATCGAAACCGCGCTTGCGATTTTGAAGGATCCGGCGGCATCGACCGATGATGTCCAGACGCCCGTCGACTTGGTCACCGCCGAAACACTGGCCCGATGA
- a CDS encoding ABC transporter permease: MNPSQSYRTVIQYAGLVGVLIVLVAVFSLMSENFFQAGTFVSIANQIPDLTLVAVGMTLVLVVGGIDLSVGSILAFSSAVLGALVVDWNWSLWASIPFCALAGAACGLFNGCVSVLAKIPSFIVTLGMLEIARGGTKLVTNSQTKYIGSAVEGIGEPIAGLSLSPAFLMAIVAVIVGQFVLTRTVFGRYCIAIGTNEEAVRMSGVNAAPYSIGVFVISGLMCGLAGLTYASRLSTADPNAAMGLELSAIAACVIGGTSLMGGRGNVINSFLGVLIIAVLQTGLAQVGVSDPMKQIITGTVIVVAVLLDAMRSRWGHRRG; this comes from the coding sequence GTGAACCCATCACAAAGTTATCGCACCGTGATTCAGTACGCCGGCCTTGTCGGCGTGCTGATTGTCTTGGTAGCCGTGTTCAGCTTGATGAGTGAGAATTTTTTTCAAGCAGGGACGTTCGTCTCTATCGCGAATCAGATTCCCGATCTGACCCTGGTCGCCGTTGGAATGACGTTGGTATTGGTCGTTGGCGGAATCGATCTGTCGGTCGGTTCGATCCTTGCTTTTTCTTCGGCCGTGCTGGGGGCGTTGGTGGTCGATTGGAATTGGTCGTTGTGGGCTTCGATCCCGTTTTGCGCGTTGGCCGGAGCGGCCTGCGGGTTGTTCAACGGATGCGTATCGGTGCTTGCCAAAATCCCTTCGTTCATTGTGACGCTGGGAATGTTGGAAATTGCTCGTGGTGGCACCAAGTTGGTCACCAACTCGCAAACCAAATACATCGGATCGGCGGTCGAAGGGATCGGCGAACCCATCGCCGGATTGTCTCTCTCGCCCGCGTTCTTGATGGCGATTGTCGCAGTCATCGTGGGACAATTTGTTTTGACGCGTACGGTATTCGGACGCTACTGCATTGCCATCGGTACCAACGAAGAAGCCGTCCGCATGTCCGGCGTCAACGCGGCTCCGTACTCCATCGGCGTCTTTGTGATCAGCGGATTGATGTGTGGCTTAGCGGGACTGACGTACGCATCGCGATTGTCGACCGCCGACCCGAACGCAGCGATGGGTTTGGAGCTATCGGCGATCGCCGCTTGCGTGATCGGCGGGACCAGTTTGATGGGCGGTCGCGGCAACGTGATCAACTCGTTCCTAGGCGTTTTGATCATCGCGGTACTACAAACCGGACTTGCTCAAGTCGGCGTCTCGGATCCGATGAAACAGATCATCACCGGAACGGTGATTGTCGTAGCTGTCTTGCTGGACGCGATGCGAAGCCGGTGGGGACACCGTCGCGGGTAA
- a CDS encoding PSD1 and planctomycete cytochrome C domain-containing protein — MSVQRLLVSLAVLVLTSQPSSAVESLTPDQTNFFETKIRPVLVKECYGCHSEKAGNVRGGLRLDTKQFSLLGGSSGPAVVPFEPDDSLLISAIHHDDFVMPPKKKLTADQITDFEQWIKMGAPDPRESEIETFKSSITADEIATAKQEFWAYRLPQQISPPHVADVAWPKTDIDRFIAAGLEAKGLPLSVDATSSQVLRRLCFDLTGLPPTPKQIEAFTSGWNLDADAAIAATVEELLSSNAFGERWGRHWLDVARYGESTGGQVNMTFPHAWRYRDYVIDSFNDDKPFDQFAAEQIAGDLMPAKTDRQWTEQLIATTFLAIGAKNLNEQNRIQFAADLIDEQIDATTRVFLGTSVACARCHDHKFDPIPQTDYYAMAGVFRNATTYFGNPPSEFGNFSPVQANRTSSLIVLPVEDPNPYDKRYSRSELADLRAQMNDKFDQQRSMRSQSGQSQAARLRLNNEIAELSAKLAVVDDQGQPRSYCMGVQEQASAQNATLLVRGEIDLPAQEIPRGIPSVLVEQPISIADDSSGRLELARWIGSDENSLTARVMVNRVWQHMIGRGLVTSTENFGSTGTAPSHPELLDHMAVEFAQSGWSVKTLIRQIATSRVYRIASTYNETSFERDPDNTLLWRANVRRLDAEAIRDAMLSASANIDLDRPRGSEVAKAGYLRVRGGFLGDPREAVQKMMLASRDSMRNNARRRFGFGFQNGRDSTADMYQRITRSLDMNDAMFRSVYLPVVRDELPRALDVFDFADPSAVIGTREESNTANQSLFMMNNPLVIAQSDAMATRIAKSYQRPAAQVHAAFVLSLGRRPTGTELAATMKYLGSLSDGGSRQVQPLAAVCQSLFACAEFRYLD; from the coding sequence ATGTCTGTTCAGCGTCTATTGGTCTCGCTTGCGGTTCTGGTACTTACCAGCCAGCCCTCATCGGCGGTCGAGAGCCTGACACCCGATCAGACCAACTTCTTTGAGACCAAAATTCGACCAGTGCTGGTAAAGGAATGCTACGGCTGTCACTCGGAAAAAGCCGGTAATGTCCGCGGGGGCCTGCGACTGGACACGAAACAGTTCTCGTTACTCGGCGGCAGCAGCGGCCCCGCCGTGGTCCCGTTCGAACCGGACGACAGCCTCCTGATTAGCGCGATCCATCACGACGACTTTGTGATGCCGCCGAAGAAAAAGCTGACGGCGGATCAGATCACGGATTTTGAGCAGTGGATCAAAATGGGAGCCCCCGATCCTCGCGAATCCGAGATCGAGACGTTCAAGTCGTCCATCACCGCCGACGAAATTGCGACGGCCAAACAAGAATTCTGGGCTTACCGCTTGCCCCAGCAGATATCGCCACCCCATGTTGCGGATGTGGCATGGCCGAAAACGGACATCGACCGCTTCATTGCGGCCGGCTTGGAAGCCAAAGGATTACCGCTTTCCGTCGATGCGACGTCATCACAGGTGTTGCGCCGACTCTGTTTTGACCTGACCGGACTTCCGCCGACACCGAAGCAAATCGAAGCATTCACAAGTGGTTGGAACCTAGATGCCGATGCGGCGATCGCTGCGACGGTCGAGGAACTGCTTTCCAGCAACGCATTCGGCGAACGCTGGGGCCGGCACTGGTTGGACGTGGCCCGATACGGCGAATCGACGGGTGGCCAAGTCAACATGACGTTTCCGCACGCATGGCGTTACCGCGACTATGTGATCGATTCGTTCAATGATGACAAACCGTTCGATCAGTTCGCCGCCGAACAGATCGCCGGAGACCTGATGCCGGCGAAAACGGATCGGCAATGGACCGAGCAGTTGATTGCGACGACGTTCCTAGCGATCGGTGCAAAGAATCTGAACGAACAGAATCGGATTCAATTTGCTGCCGACTTGATCGACGAACAGATCGACGCGACGACGCGAGTGTTTCTGGGAACGTCGGTCGCGTGCGCTCGATGCCACGACCACAAGTTTGATCCCATTCCGCAGACTGACTACTACGCGATGGCTGGCGTTTTTCGGAACGCCACGACGTACTTTGGCAATCCGCCGTCGGAGTTCGGAAACTTCAGCCCCGTTCAAGCCAATCGAACCAGCAGTTTGATCGTGTTGCCCGTGGAAGACCCGAATCCATACGACAAACGATACTCGCGCAGCGAGCTGGCAGATTTGCGAGCTCAGATGAACGACAAGTTCGATCAGCAACGGAGCATGCGTTCGCAATCGGGTCAGAGTCAAGCAGCCCGTCTGCGTTTGAACAACGAGATCGCCGAATTGTCGGCGAAACTAGCCGTCGTCGATGACCAAGGTCAGCCACGAAGTTACTGCATGGGCGTGCAAGAACAGGCCTCGGCACAGAACGCGACGTTGCTGGTTCGCGGCGAAATCGACTTGCCCGCCCAAGAGATTCCGCGAGGCATCCCGAGCGTGTTGGTCGAGCAACCGATTTCGATTGCGGATGATTCAAGCGGAAGACTGGAATTGGCCAGATGGATCGGCAGCGATGAAAACTCGCTGACCGCTCGCGTGATGGTCAACCGAGTTTGGCAACACATGATCGGCCGCGGCTTGGTGACTTCGACGGAGAACTTCGGATCGACCGGCACCGCGCCAAGCCATCCCGAGCTGCTGGATCACATGGCGGTGGAGTTCGCCCAATCGGGATGGTCGGTCAAGACATTGATCCGCCAAATCGCTACGTCGCGTGTTTACCGAATTGCGTCCACATACAACGAAACGAGTTTTGAACGGGATCCCGATAATACCCTGTTGTGGCGTGCCAACGTGCGGAGACTCGATGCCGAAGCGATTCGCGATGCCATGCTTAGCGCCAGCGCAAACATCGATTTGGATCGGCCGCGCGGTTCCGAAGTTGCCAAAGCGGGTTACCTCCGCGTGCGTGGTGGCTTCCTAGGCGACCCGCGAGAAGCGGTCCAGAAAATGATGTTGGCATCACGCGATTCCATGCGAAACAACGCCCGTCGCCGTTTTGGTTTCGGATTCCAAAACGGTCGCGATTCAACCGCGGATATGTACCAACGAATTACAAGGTCGCTGGACATGAACGATGCAATGTTTCGCAGCGTCTACCTGCCCGTCGTTCGCGACGAGTTGCCTAGGGCGTTGGATGTGTTCGACTTTGCCGATCCGAGCGCCGTGATCGGAACCCGCGAAGAATCCAATACGGCGAACCAATCGTTGTTCATGATGAACAACCCGCTGGTCATTGCCCAAAGTGATGCGATGGCGACTCGTATCGCCAAGTCTTATCAACGTCCAGCCGCACAAGTCCATGCGGCGTTCGTGTTGTCGTTGGGTCGCCGACCAACAGGAACAGAACTTGCGGCAACGATGAAGTACTTGGGATCGCTATCTGACGGCGGCTCACGTCAGGTTCAACCCCTTGCTGCAGTCTGCCAAAGCTTGTTTGCGTGTGCCGAATTTCGCTACCTCGACTAA
- a CDS encoding DUF1501 domain-containing protein produces the protein MIFSRRDALRNVSAGFGYLAFAGISHSAAAKEAVANTNPLAPKAPHFAARAKRVIFLCMQGGPSHVDTFDYKPQLNADHGKRGKYGGQLLKSPFEFRQRGDSGLWISDLFPHVARHADELSLIRSMQCDQPVHPGAMTQMHTGTAQFIRPSLGAWTLYGLGTENDSLPGFVSLSPPSGTSRNYGSSFLPAIYSGTKVGGPAGPATSRFFQGTSSQSVPDIKNPKLSKTDQRKQIDFIQTLNQEKQDRDGVNPGVEGVIESYELAFRMQDTMPELMDTSGESEKTLAMYGIDGGPTDGFGKQCLLARRFVEAGVRFVEVTHGNWDQHVRLTTDHKARAEACDQPIAGLLQDLKQRNLLEDTLVIWGGEFGRTPAAQGPDGRNHNNKGYTTWMAGGGVKGGFSYGATDEHGYEAVENPCHIHDWHATILHLMGLDHERLTYQYAGRDFRLTDVHGTVVEEILA, from the coding sequence ATGATATTTTCTCGACGCGATGCACTTCGCAATGTTTCGGCTGGGTTCGGATACTTGGCGTTCGCCGGGATCAGCCATTCGGCCGCCGCGAAAGAGGCTGTTGCGAACACGAATCCGCTTGCACCCAAGGCGCCTCATTTTGCCGCTCGCGCCAAACGGGTCATTTTCCTGTGCATGCAGGGCGGTCCGTCGCACGTCGATACTTTCGATTACAAGCCGCAACTGAACGCCGATCACGGCAAGCGTGGCAAGTACGGCGGCCAATTGCTGAAATCACCTTTCGAATTTCGGCAACGTGGCGACAGCGGCTTGTGGATTTCGGATCTGTTTCCGCACGTCGCAAGACACGCCGATGAACTTTCGTTGATCCGGTCGATGCAGTGCGACCAACCGGTTCACCCGGGTGCGATGACACAGATGCACACCGGCACGGCTCAATTCATTCGACCGTCTCTTGGTGCATGGACACTTTACGGATTGGGAACCGAGAACGATTCGTTGCCGGGGTTCGTGTCGCTCAGTCCACCGTCAGGTACGTCCCGAAACTATGGCAGTTCGTTCTTGCCGGCGATCTACTCGGGAACCAAGGTTGGCGGACCGGCTGGGCCTGCGACGTCCAGGTTTTTTCAGGGGACATCAAGCCAATCGGTCCCTGACATCAAGAATCCAAAACTGTCGAAAACAGACCAACGAAAACAGATTGATTTTATCCAGACTCTCAATCAAGAAAAGCAAGATCGCGATGGGGTGAATCCAGGCGTCGAAGGCGTCATCGAGTCCTACGAATTGGCTTTCCGGATGCAGGACACGATGCCAGAATTGATGGATACGTCCGGCGAATCTGAAAAAACGTTGGCGATGTACGGTATCGACGGTGGACCGACCGACGGCTTTGGCAAACAGTGCTTGCTGGCCCGGCGGTTCGTCGAAGCCGGCGTGCGGTTCGTCGAAGTCACACACGGCAATTGGGACCAACACGTTCGTTTGACGACCGACCACAAGGCACGTGCCGAGGCCTGTGACCAACCGATTGCCGGCTTGCTGCAAGACCTTAAGCAACGCAACTTGCTCGAAGACACACTGGTGATTTGGGGCGGGGAATTCGGACGAACGCCGGCAGCCCAAGGCCCCGATGGACGCAACCACAACAACAAGGGCTACACGACCTGGATGGCGGGCGGTGGCGTGAAGGGTGGCTTCAGCTACGGGGCCACCGACGAACACGGCTACGAAGCGGTCGAAAACCCTTGCCACATTCATGATTGGCACGCAACCATTTTGCACTTGATGGGACTCGATCATGAACGTTTGACATACCAATACGCAGGTCGAGACTTCCGTTTGACGGACGTACACGGGACGGTCGTCGAAGAAATCCTGGCATGA
- the rbsK gene encoding ribokinase, with product MNTRAAKIVVLGSINMDLVIRCKHLSRPGETIIARSSDEVPGGKGANQAVAAARAGGDVTMIGRIGDDAFSNRLMDNLIREKVSVDTVIRTPETASGLAVVAVDDVGENSIMVVPGANAMLSVNDVHMFADQIGTADVMMVQLEVPHSTVLAAIEVARRAGVRVALDPAPMPACLGDGFLTVDVVCPNQTEAESIVGHAIETVEDAKRATAAMHRRGARNVILTLGGRGAVVSDGADFQWIDATPVTVVDTTAAGDAFAGALAVRLAEDADVFTAARFASVAGAIAATRLGAQPGLPTRPEIENLLNPQML from the coding sequence ATGAATACGCGAGCTGCGAAAATCGTCGTGCTCGGTTCTATCAACATGGACCTTGTTATCCGGTGCAAGCATTTGTCGCGTCCCGGCGAAACCATCATCGCACGGTCTTCGGATGAAGTGCCTGGTGGCAAAGGCGCCAACCAAGCCGTCGCGGCTGCCCGCGCCGGCGGCGACGTCACCATGATCGGGCGGATCGGCGACGATGCGTTTTCGAATCGATTGATGGACAATTTGATCCGTGAAAAAGTTTCTGTCGACACTGTGATCCGAACGCCGGAAACCGCCAGCGGGCTGGCCGTCGTGGCGGTGGACGACGTCGGAGAGAACTCAATCATGGTCGTGCCGGGCGCAAATGCGATGCTTTCGGTGAATGACGTTCACATGTTTGCCGATCAAATCGGTACCGCAGATGTGATGATGGTTCAGCTCGAAGTACCGCACTCCACCGTCTTGGCCGCGATTGAAGTGGCGCGACGCGCGGGAGTGCGTGTCGCGTTGGATCCGGCGCCAATGCCCGCATGCCTGGGTGATGGTTTCTTGACCGTCGACGTGGTTTGTCCTAACCAAACTGAAGCCGAGTCGATCGTCGGTCACGCGATCGAAACGGTCGAAGACGCCAAGCGAGCGACCGCAGCGATGCACAGGCGAGGTGCTCGAAACGTGATTTTGACGCTGGGCGGACGCGGCGCAGTGGTCAGCGATGGAGCTGATTTTCAGTGGATCGATGCCACGCCCGTCACTGTGGTCGACACCACGGCAGCGGGCGATGCATTCGCTGGCGCACTTGCAGTACGATTGGCGGAAGATGCAGATGTGTTCACGGCTGCTCGGTTTGCTTCCGTGGCCGGGGCGATAGCCGCCACTCGTCTTGGTGCCCAGCCCGGTTTGCCGACTCGACCCGAAATCGAAAACCTTCTCAACCCCCAAATGCTATGA